CGCCGCCCGCGCCGAGGCGCAGCGCTGGCTGGAGCGCTTCGGGCTGGCGGAGTACGCCGCGCGGCGCCCCCGGCAGCTGTCCGGAGGGCAGGCGCAGCGGGTGGCGCTGGCGCGGGCGCTGGCCGTACACCCTGATCTGCTCCTGCTGGACGAGCCGCTGGCCGCGCTGGACGCGCGGACCCGGATGGAGACGCGCGCCCGGCTGCACCACGACCTGCGCGCGCACGAGGGCGCGACCCTGCTGATCACGCACGATCCGCTGGACGCGCTGGTGCTCGCGGACCGGCTGGTGATCATCGAGGACGGGCGCATCGTGCAGGAGGGCGACGCCGCCACGGTCACCGCGCGCCCGCGCACGGAGTACGTGGCCCGCCTCGTCGGGCTGAACCTCTACCGCGGCCGGGCGGCCGGGCACGACGTCACCCTGGACGGCGGGTTCACCATGGTCGCCGACGACGAGGTGCACGGTGAGGCGTTCCTCGCGTTCCCGCCCTCGGCCGTGGCGCTGTATCCGCAGCGGCCCGCGGGCAGCCCCCGGAACACGTGGGCGGCGACGGTGGTCGGGGTGCTGCCGCACGGCGACCACC
The Catellatospora sp. IY07-71 DNA segment above includes these coding regions:
- a CDS encoding ABC transporter ATP-binding protein; this encodes MGGWPAERALLSAHLVVERPRFRLDVALTAGPGEVVALLGPNGAGKTTALRALAGLLPLHGGRLRLGEVLLDDPAADVYVPPERRRVGVVFQDHLLFPHLSALENVAFGPRSRGDGRRAARAEAQRWLERFGLAEYAARRPRQLSGGQAQRVALARALAVHPDLLLLDEPLAALDARTRMETRARLHHDLRAHEGATLLITHDPLDALVLADRLVIIEDGRIVQEGDAATVTARPRTEYVARLVGLNLYRGRAAGHDVTLDGGFTMVADDEVHGEAFLAFPPSAVALYPQRPAGSPRNTWAATVVGVLPHGDHLRVELGGPIHAAAEITPAAAASLGLLPGTEVWAAVKATETRAYPY